The sequence GTCCAGGCCGGATTGTTTGGTAAACTCCCAGGTATCCCACATTACCTGGGGAGTGTCGGCGTCGAAGCCAAACACAAAAAGGCCCACCACGCCCAGGCCGTGCGCGTGAATGGTGTTGATAGCTTCCTGGTATTGTTTGACCAAACCTTTGCTTTTGCCGCCTAACTCGCGCCGATTGTCTGGATTGATGGACTCAAAGCCGATAAAAAATTTGTCCAGGTGCGCCCGGCGGGCCAGTTTGAGCAGTTCGGGGTATTTGGCCACCATCATTTCAGCCTGGGTGGTCCAGCCGCGCAGGGGCAGCTTTTCCAGGGCCAGGAATAATTTTTCGGTATATTCCGGGTCAATGGCAAAGGCCAGGCCAAAGTTGTCGTCGGTTAAAAAAAAGCGGTCAATTTTGCGCCGTTCAATCTCTTCCACAATTTCTTCAACCGGGCGAAAGCGCATTTTCTGACCGCTCACGCGAATAGCCGTGCAAAAGGAACAGTTGCGCGGACAGCCCCGGGTAATTTCCATCAGGGGGGTCCAGTAGTTGCGGTTTTCATCTACCTGGGCAATCACCCGGTCCGTCAAAGGGGCCACGCCAGTGAGATCGGCCCAGTCCGTATCATTGTAGTGGGGTTTCAGCGAGTCGTTTTGGAAATCTTTGATGATTTGCGGCCAGGTGCGGTAAGCCTCGCCAGTCACCACCACGTCGGCCCAGCGAGCCACATCTTCCGGCATTAAGGTGGCGTGCGCTCCCCCTACCACCACGGTTTGCACCCCGGCTACATGGGCAAGGTGCGCATAACGCTCGGCGGTTTCAACCGCCAAGGTTTTTGAGGTAATGCCCACCAGGTCGTGCCGGCCTAACGTGCGGATTTTGTCATCCAGGTAGGCCAAATTTTCATCCCAAATTTCCACGTCAAGCTCATCCGGCACCAGCGAGGCCAGCCGCATCAGCGTG is a genomic window of Anaerolineae bacterium containing:
- a CDS encoding radical SAM protein, giving the protein MEIRKIVLIHPGREGRIFGKAPAASYTLMRLASLVPDELDVEIWDENLAYLDDKIRTLGRHDLVGITSKTLAVETAERYAHLAHVAGVQTVVVGGAHATLMPEDVARWADVVVTGEAYRTWPQIIKDFQNDSLKPHYNDTDWADLTGVAPLTDRVIAQVDENRNYWTPLMEITRGCPRNCSFCTAIRVSGQKMRFRPVEEIVEEIERRKIDRFFLTDDNFGLAFAIDPEYTEKLFLALEKLPLRGWTTQAEMMVAKYPELLKLARRAHLDKFFIGFESINPDNRRELGGKSKGLVKQYQEAINTIHAHGLGVVGLFVFGFDADTPQVMWDTWEFTKQSGLDSMSATILTPYPGTPFRAQLVAENRLIPGKTWRYYDTAHVTYYPQLMTVAEFEREYDRLCRAIYSPVRIAQRGLRALTRHPLRRIPAKVFGSFSTDYGYRRTFAWRHAFSS